A genome region from Camelina sativa cultivar DH55 chromosome 10, Cs, whole genome shotgun sequence includes the following:
- the LOC104718256 gene encoding reticuline oxidase-like protein, producing the protein MMMIKEQTFVSVLFCVIFLVSLPLSMFAAPPSSDSIYESFVQCFSDKTKSPQTQITDNVFSQTNPSYSSVLRAYIRNARFNTSSTPKPTIIVTPRSESHVSAAVVCSKTLNFLVKIRSGGHDYDGLSYISDKPFFILDMSNLRDVSVDIADQSAWISAGATLGEVYHGIWGKSKVHGFPAGVCPTVGVGGHISGAGYGNMVRKFGLSVDYVEDAKIVDVKGQILDRKAMGEDLFWAICGGGGASFGVVLGYKVKLVPVPETVTVFRVEQYMDSGAVDMVYKWQSVGPKTDPSLFMRMLIQPVTRNKVKTVRATVVALFLGRADEVVALLAKEFPELGLKKESCQEMTWIQSVLWWDNDENATKTNPKVLLDRELDTASFGKRKSDYVASEIPRDGIESLFKKMIELGKIGLVFNPYGGKMAEVAVDATPFPHRKKLFKIQYSVNWKENSATIEKGFLNQAKVLYSFMTEFVSKNPRNAYLNYRDVDIGVNDHGKNSYKEGEVYGRKYFGENFDRLVKIKTEVDPENFFRNEQSIPTLPSKAQ; encoded by the coding sequence atgatgatgattaaagAACAAACCTTTGTCTCTGTCCTTTTTTGTGTCATCTTCCTCGTATCTCTCCCTTTGTCCATGTTCGCTGCACCTCCGTCGTCTGACTCTATCTACGAATCATTCGTTCAATGTTTCTCCGACAAGACGAAGTCCCCACAAACCCAAATCACTGACAACGTCTTCTCTCAGACAAACCCTTCTTACTCCTCCGTCCTCCGTGCTTACATCCGCAATGCGAGGTTCAACACCTCCTCTACTCCAAAACCCACGATCATCGTCACTCCTCGCTCCGAGAGCCACGTCAGCGCCGCCGTCGTTtgctcaaaaaccctaaatttcctCGTCAAAATCCGAAGTGGCGGCCATGATTACGATGGTCTATCTTACATCTCTGACAAACCCTTTTTCATCCTCGACATGTCGAATCTACGAGACGTCTCCGTCGACATCGCCGATCAATCGGCGTGGATCTCCGCCGGAGCAACTCTAGGAGAAGTTTATCACGGAATTTGGGGGAAAAGCAAAGTTCATGGCTTTCCCGCCGGAGTTTGTCCCACGGTTGGTGTCGGTGGGCATATCAGCGGCGCTGGTTACGGTAACATGGTGAGAAAATTTGGATTGTCTGTGGATTACGTTGAGGATGCTAAGATCGTAGATGTTAAAGGTCAGATTTTGGATCGGAAAGCGATGGGTGAGGATTTGTTTTGGGCGATttgcggaggaggaggagctagCTTCGGAGTTGTATTGGGATACAAGGTCAAGCTCGTTCCTGTACCAGAAACTGTAACGGTTTTTAGAGTGGAGCAGTATATGGATTCAGGAGCTGTGGATATGGTTTATAAATGGCAATCCGTGGGTCCGAAGACGGATCCGAGTCTGTTTATGAGGATGTTGATTCAACCAGTGACGAGGAATAAGGTGAAAACTGTGAGAGCTACTGtggttgctctgtttttagGCAGAGCAGACGAAGTTGTTGCGTTGCTTGCTAAGGAGTTTCCTGAATTGGGATTGAAGAAGGAGAGTTGTCAGGAGATGACTTGGATTCAATCTGTTTTATGGTGGGATAACGATGAGAATGCAACTAAGACTAATCCTAAGGTGCTTCTTGATCGGGAACTCGATACTGCGAGTTTCGGGAAGAGGAAATCGGATTATGTTGCGAGTGAGATTCCTAGAGATGGGATTGAGTCTTTGTTCAAGAAGATGATCGAGTTAGGGAAAATAGGGCTTGTTTTTAACCCGTATGGTGGGAAAATGGCTGAGGTTGCGGTTGACGCGACACCGTTTCCGCATCGAAAGAAGCTTTTCAAGATTCAGTACTCGGTGAACTGGAAGGAAAACTCTGCGACGATAGAGAAGGGATTCTTGAATCAGGCTAAGGTTCTATACAGTTTCATGACCGAGTTTGTGAGCAAGAATCCTAGAAACGCTTACTTGAACTACCGGGATGTGGATATCGGTGTGAACGATCACGGGAAGAATAGTTACAAGGAAGGAGAGGTGTATGGAAGGAAGTACTTTGGAGAGAACTTTGATCGATTAGTGAAGATTAAAACCGAGGTTGATCCAGAGAATTTCTTCAGGAATGAACAAAGTATACCTACCTTGCCTAGTAAGGCACAGTGA
- the LOC104718257 gene encoding reticuline oxidase-like protein, giving the protein MLTTHPPRTFVSVPLFFFFFFFLLFFSLPLSSLSQSNSVHTSFLKCFSEKTKSPQSQITDNVFSQSSPAFSSVLRAYIRNARFNTSSTPKPMIIVTPRSESHVSAAVLCSKTLNFLLKIRSGGHDYDGLSYISDKPFFILDMSNLRDVSVDIAANSAWISAGATLGEVYYRIWEKSRVRGFPAGVCPTVGVGGHVSGGGYGNMVRKFGLTVDYIEDAKIVDVNGRVLDRKAMGEDLFWAISGGGGGSYGVVLGYKVKLVPVPSTVTVFRVEQYMNSGAVDMVYKWQSVAPKTDPNLFMRMLIQPVTRNKVKTVRASVVALFLGRADEVVSLLRKEFPELGLKKENCTEMTWFQSALWWDNRLNATQVDPKVFLDRNLDSSSFGKRKSDYVATAIPKKGIESLFKKMIELGKIGLVFNPYGGQMAEVPVTATPFPHRKKLFKIQYSVNWKENSPAIEKGYLNQAKVLYRFMTGFVSKNPRSAYLNYRDVDIGVNDHGKNSYKEGEVYGKKYFGVNFDRLVKIKTAVDPGNFFRNEQSIPTLPNAKGTLLPAPGTARRWSRAGRATVAATVVLHVF; this is encoded by the exons ATGCTCACGACACATCCTCCACGAACCTTTGTCTCtgtccctctcttcttcttcttcttcttcttcctcctcttcttctctctccctctctcatctctctctcaatcgaACTCCGTCCACACCTCATTCCTCAAGTGTTTCTCAGAGAAGACGAAATCACCGCAGTCCCAAATCACCGACAATGTCTTCTCGCAGAGCAGCCCTGCTTTCTCCTCCGTCCTCCGCGCTTACATCCGAAATGCGAGGTTCAACACTTCTTCCACTCCGAAACCCATGATCATCGTCACTCCTCGCTCCGAGAGCCACGTCAGCGCCGCCGTCCTCtgctcaaaaaccctaaatttcctCCTCAAAATCCGAAGCGGCGGCCACGATTACGATGGTCTCTCTTACATCTCCGATAAACCCTTTTTCATCCTCGACATGTCCAACCTCCGCGACGTCTCCGTCGATATCGCCGCGAACTCGGCTTGGATCTCCGCCGGAGCCACTCTCGGTGAGGTTTACTATCGGATTTGGGAGAAAAGCAGAGTCCGTGGCTTCCCCGCCGGAGTTTGTCCGACGGTTGGTGTTGGTGGTCATGTAAGCGGCGGCGGTTACGGTAACATGGTGAGAAAATTTGGATTAACTGTGGATTACATAGAGGACGCGAAGATCGTCGATGTAAATGGTCGGGTTTTGGATCGGAAAGCCATGGGTGAGGATCTTTTCTGGGCTATCtccggtggaggaggaggtagCTACGGCGTCGTTTTGGGATACAAGGTTAAACTCGTTCCTGTACCATCGACCGTTACTGTTTTTAGAGTGGAGCAGTACATGAACTCAGGAGCTGTGGACATGGTTTACAAATGGCAATCCGTGGCTCCCAAGACGGATCCGAATCTGTTTATGAGGATGTTGATTCAACCCGTGACGAGGAATAAGGTGAAGACTGTGAGAGCCTCTGTGGTTGCTCTGTTCTTAGGCAGAGCAGACGAAGTTGTTTCGTTGCTTCGTAAGGAGTTTCCTGAATTGGGTTTGAAGAAGGAGAACTGTACGGAGATGACTTGGTTTCAGTCTGCTTTATGGTGGGATAACCGTCTTAACGCGACTCAGGTTGATCCTAAAGTGTTTCTTGATAGGAATCTTGATTCGTCTAGTTTCGGGAAGAGGAAGTCGGATTACGTCGCGACTGCGATTCCAAAGAAAGGGATTGAGtctctcttcaagaagatgaTCGAGTTAGGGAAAATAGGGCTTGTTTTTAATCCCTATGGAGGTCAAATGGCGGAGGTTCCGGTTACCGCGACGCCGTTTCCTCACCGTAAGAAGCTTTTCAAGATTCAGTACTCTGTGAACTGGAAAGAAAACTCTCCGGCGATAGAGAAGGGATACTTGAATCAGGCTAAAGTGCTTTACAGATTCATGACTGGTTTTGTGAGCAAGAACCCTAGGAGTGCTTACTTGAACTACAGGGATGTGGATATTGGTGTGAACGATCATGGGAAGAATAGTTACAAGGAAGGAGAGGTGTATGGAAAGAAGTATTTCGGAGTGAACTTTGATCGATTAGTGAAGATTAAAACCGCGGTTGATCCCGGGAATTTCTTCAGGAATGAACAGAGTATACCTACCTTGCCAA ATGCAAAGGGAACGTTGTTGCCTGCGCCGGGAACGGCAAGACGGTGGTCACGAGCTGGAAGAGCCACCGTAGCTGCTACGGTGGTCTTACACGTCTTCTAG